One part of the Meleagris gallopavo isolate NT-WF06-2002-E0010 breed Aviagen turkey brand Nicholas breeding stock chromosome 20, Turkey_5.1, whole genome shotgun sequence genome encodes these proteins:
- the ENGASE gene encoding cytosolic endo-beta-N-acetylglucosaminidase yields ALSPPTHPDPIDPSSILRLIASPARYFDTGTTEPISFFLSSLEELLAWQPNSDDDFNICAVPLAQRQPPLHSRRPRTLLCHDMRGGYLEDRFIQGSATRNPYVFYHWRYIDIFVYFSHHTITIPPVCWTNAAHRNGVPVLGTFITEWMDGEKLCEAFLAGGEEAYRAVSHQLARIAQHYRFDGWLINMENALSVAAVGNLSPFLRHLTAQVHGAVPGGLVIWYDSILESGTLRWQNELNEQNRVFFDACDGLFVNYNWKEEHLERTRELAGQRHADVYIGVDVFARGDVVGGGFDTNKSLSLIRKYDLSAAIFAPGWVYEHLGEENFLQNENKFWGLLEDYLPTHSICMLPLATSFSVGMGTGMFLAGKEEEARPWYNLSAQEIQPLYPERRGQLSTSCCLQDAWCGGSSLRVQGTIPPGEERVAIRLFSFQMHAPPKLFLNLLYKMEGPHGDDFTVALELTTWHSSRCHGSTVTVLPNEDEPHSRHHPRLLPAPPPALSRLLAACSHGAQGWTSRCYEQELRGCSLRDLSLLVSRQQASPQETSFSCLLGELRVLDAGSVAASPPQVQSVTASQLWWQDGPNVEQLSLSLTLRWAFPPRRAACFRVLSRGTRCRGSG; encoded by the exons GCACTGAGCCCCCCCACGCATCccgaccccattgaccccagcTCGATACTTCGACTCATTGCCTCCCCAGCTCGGTATTTTGACACCGGCACCACGGAGCCCATCAGCTTCTTCCTGTCCAGCCTTGAGGAGCTGCTGGCCTGGCAGCCCAACAGTGATGATGACTTCAACATCTGTGCAGTGCCGCTGGCCCAGCGCCAACCCCCACTGCACAGCCGGAGACCCCGCACGCTGCTGTGCCATGACATGCGTGGTGGATACCTGGAGGACAG gTTCATCCAGGGCTCAGCCACACGCAACCCATATGTCTTCTACCACTGGCGCTACATCGACATCTTCGTCTACTTCAGCCACCACACTATCACCATCCCACCTGTGTGCTGGACCAACGCGGCGCATAGGAACGGCGTCCCGGTGCTGG gCACTTTCATCACGGAGTGGATGGACGGTGAGAAGCTGTGCGAGGCATTCCTGGCAGGTGGGGAGGAGGCGTACCGTGCCGTGAGCCACCAGCTGGCCCGCATCGCCCAGCACTACCGCTTTGATGGCTGGCTGATCAACATGGAGAATGCACTGAGC GTGGCAGCGGTGGGGAACTTGTCCCCCTTCCTGCGGCATCTGACTGCGCAGGTGCACGGCGCGGTGCCAGGGGGGCTGGTGATTTGGTATGACAGCATCCTGGAGAGTGGCACACTGAGGTGGCAGAATGAGCTGAATGAGCAGAATAG GGTGTTCTTTGATGCCTGTGATGGGCTGTTTGTCAACTACAACTGGAAAGAGGAGCACCTGGAGCGTACACGTGAGCTGGCTGGGCAACGCCACGCTGACGTCTACATTGGCGTCGATGTCTTTGCTCGTGGGGACGTGGTTGGTGGTGGCTTTGACACCAACAAG TCACTGAGCCTGATCCGCAAGTATGACCTGTCTGCAGCCATCTTTGCTCCTGGCTGGGTCTACGAACACCTGGGAGAGGAGAACTTCCTGCAGAATGAGAACAA GTTCTGGGGTTTGCTGGAAGATTACCTGCCCACGCACAGCATTTGCATGCTGCCCCTCGCCACCTCCTTCAGTGTGGGAATGGGCACTGGCATGTTCCTTGCTGGGAAG GAGGAAGAGGCCAGGCCGTGGTACAACCTGAGCGCTCAGGAGATCCAACCCCTCTATCCAGAGCGCCGGGGCCAACTGAGtaccagctgctgcctgcaggatgcCTGGTGTGGGGGCAGCTCCCTGCGGGTGCAGGGCACCATCCCTCCTGGCGAGGAGCGCGTGGCCATCCG ccttttctctttccagatGCATGCACCTCCCAAGCTCTTCCTGAACCTGCTCTACAAGATGGAGGGGCCACACGGGGATGACTTCACGGTTGCTCTGGAGCTCACCACCTGGCACTCGAGCAGATGCCATGGTAGCACTGTCACTGTGCTGCCGAATGAGGACG agccccacagccGCCATCACCCCCgtctgctcccagccccacctCCTGCCCTCTCCAGGCTACTTGCTGCCTGCAGTCACGGTGCCCAGGGCTGGACCAGCCG GTGCTACGAGCAGGAGCTGCGGGGCTGCAGCCTGCGTGACCTCTCCCTGCTGGTGTCCAGACAGCAGGCCAGCCCACAGGAGACGAGCTTCAGCTGCCTCCTGGGGGAGCTCCGG GTGCTGGATGCGGGCAGCGTGGCAGCCTCCCCACCGCAGGTGCAGAGCGTGACAGCCTCCCAGCTCTGGTGGCAGGATGGCCCCAACGTTGAGCAGCTCTCCCTCAGCCTCACACTGCGCTGGGCTTTTCCTCCCAGGCGGGCTGCCTGCTTCCGCGTGCTCAGCCGGGGCACACGGT GCCGTGGCAGTGGATGA
- the C1QTNF1 gene encoding complement C1q tumor necrosis factor-related protein 1 isoform X1 produces MVNAVRLRWAHIWQWEGCAVLVPLLRSPPLPSRSAFPSGHRRRGGCHRGRLCPTPRGLAARHHAMPQSSKGGKGRERPCPRGCCCSMEGLWTLRVLLLSCLLLPNPVSSQTSSNPDQHPADPEEVPSKHHAVRAAQEQKDSGAQEGLPPRPHCVRCCEPPEHRFSYPQYQPQINMTILKGEKGERGERGMQGKFGKTGVAGSRGHTGPKGQKGSAGAPGERCKSHYAAFSVGRKKPLHSNDYYQTLIFDTEFVNLYDHFNMFTGKFYCYVPGIYYFSLNVHTWNQKETYLHIMRNGAEVLILYAQVSDRSIMQSQSVMLELHEQDEVWVRLYKGERENAVFSDEYDTYITFSGHLIKYSGDP; encoded by the exons ATGGTTAACGCCGTCCGCCTGCGCTGGGCCCACATCTGGCAGTGGGAGGGCTGCGCCGTGCTCGTCCCGCTGCTTCgctctcctcctctgccttccaGAAGTGCGTTTCCGTCCGGCCataggaggagaggaggctgtCACAGGGGCAGGCTCTGCCCCACACCGAGGGGTCTGGCAGCGCGGCACCACGCAATGCCCCAGAGCAGCAAAGGCGGCAAGGGGAGAGAGCGGCCCTGCCCCAGAG ggtgctgctgcagcatggaGGGGCTTTGGACACTCAGagtcctgctgctctcctgcctgctgctgcccaacCCTGTGAGCAGCCAGACCAGCTCCAACCCTGACCAGCATCCAGCGGATCCCGAGGAGGTTCCGTCCAAGCACCATGCAGTCAG GGCCGCGCAGGAGCAGAAGGACAGCGGTGCCCAGGAGGGGCTGCCCCCACGGCCCCACTGCGTCCGCTGCTGCGAGCCGCCCGAACACCGCTTCTCCTACCCCCAGTACCAGCCCCAGATCAACATGACCATCTTGAAAG gtGAGAAGGGGGAACGCGGTGAGCGGGGCATGCAGGGGAAGTTCGGCAAGACAGGGGTGGCCGGCAGCAGGGGCCACACGGGGCCCAAAGGACAGAAGGGCAGCGCGGGTGCCCCGGGGGAGCGCTGCAAGAGCCACTACGCTGCCTTCTCGGTGGGCCGCAAGAAACCCCTGCACAGCAACGACTACTACCAAACCCTCATCTTCGACACGGAGTTTGTCAACCTCTACGACCACTTCAACATGTTCACGGGGAAGTTCTACTGCTACGTCCCTGGGATCTACTATTTCAGCCTGAACGTGCACACCTGGAACCAGAAGGAGACGTACCTGCACATCATGCGCAATGGGGCCGAGGTGCTGATCCTCTATGCGCAGGTGAGCGACCGCAGCATCATGCAGAGCCAGAGCGTCATGCTGGAGCTGCACGAGCAGGATGAGGTCTGGGTGAGGCTCTACAAGGGCGAGCGTGAGAACGCTGTCTTCAGTGATGAATATGACACTTACATCACTTTCAGTGGGCACCTCATCAAGTACAGCGGGGACCCCTGA
- the C1QTNF1 gene encoding complement C1q tumor necrosis factor-related protein 1 isoform X2 gives MEGLWTLRVLLLSCLLLPNPVSSQTSSNPDQHPADPEEVPSKHHAVRAAQEQKDSGAQEGLPPRPHCVRCCEPPEHRFSYPQYQPQINMTILKGEKGERGERGMQGKFGKTGVAGSRGHTGPKGQKGSAGAPGERCKSHYAAFSVGRKKPLHSNDYYQTLIFDTEFVNLYDHFNMFTGKFYCYVPGIYYFSLNVHTWNQKETYLHIMRNGAEVLILYAQVSDRSIMQSQSVMLELHEQDEVWVRLYKGERENAVFSDEYDTYITFSGHLIKYSGDP, from the exons atggaGGGGCTTTGGACACTCAGagtcctgctgctctcctgcctgctgctgcccaacCCTGTGAGCAGCCAGACCAGCTCCAACCCTGACCAGCATCCAGCGGATCCCGAGGAGGTTCCGTCCAAGCACCATGCAGTCAG GGCCGCGCAGGAGCAGAAGGACAGCGGTGCCCAGGAGGGGCTGCCCCCACGGCCCCACTGCGTCCGCTGCTGCGAGCCGCCCGAACACCGCTTCTCCTACCCCCAGTACCAGCCCCAGATCAACATGACCATCTTGAAAG gtGAGAAGGGGGAACGCGGTGAGCGGGGCATGCAGGGGAAGTTCGGCAAGACAGGGGTGGCCGGCAGCAGGGGCCACACGGGGCCCAAAGGACAGAAGGGCAGCGCGGGTGCCCCGGGGGAGCGCTGCAAGAGCCACTACGCTGCCTTCTCGGTGGGCCGCAAGAAACCCCTGCACAGCAACGACTACTACCAAACCCTCATCTTCGACACGGAGTTTGTCAACCTCTACGACCACTTCAACATGTTCACGGGGAAGTTCTACTGCTACGTCCCTGGGATCTACTATTTCAGCCTGAACGTGCACACCTGGAACCAGAAGGAGACGTACCTGCACATCATGCGCAATGGGGCCGAGGTGCTGATCCTCTATGCGCAGGTGAGCGACCGCAGCATCATGCAGAGCCAGAGCGTCATGCTGGAGCTGCACGAGCAGGATGAGGTCTGGGTGAGGCTCTACAAGGGCGAGCGTGAGAACGCTGTCTTCAGTGATGAATATGACACTTACATCACTTTCAGTGGGCACCTCATCAAGTACAGCGGGGACCCCTGA
- the CANT1 gene encoding LOW QUALITY PROTEIN: soluble calcium-activated nucleotidase 1 (The sequence of the model RefSeq protein was modified relative to this genomic sequence to represent the inferred CDS: deleted 1 base in 1 codon), translating into MPVSPCHESMSPLRISVGSLPVLASMTKVADPRFRLRWRAIVLSSACVGFVLLLFCLHRSPPARPIPPNPHGRHLRLQVEDRYNDTYPLSPPQRNPEGVRYRIGVIADLDTQSRGSEEHTWFSYLKKGYLVLSASGDSVMVEWDKEENVLQSHLAEKGRGMELSELVVFNGKLYSVDDRTGVVYQIEGNKAVPWVILSDGDGTVGKGFKAEWLAVKDEHLYVGGLGKEWTTTTGEVVNENPEWVKVIGYKGDVSHENWVMNYNALRAAAGIRPPGYLIHESASWSDTLQRWFFLPRRASHERYNEKADERRGTNLLLSSSQDFGDITVGRVGEVVPTHGFSSFKFVPDTDDQIIVALKSEEDNGKIASYIMAFTLDGRFLLPETRIGSVKYEGIEFI; encoded by the exons ATGCCCGTGTCGCCCTGCCATGAGTCTATGAGCCCGCTGCGGATCAGCGTGGGTAGCCTGCCCGTCCTTGCGTCCATGACC AAGGTCGCCGACCCCCGCTTCCGCCTGCGCTGGAGGGCCATCGTGCTGTCCTCTGCCTGCGTGGGCTTcgtgctgctgctcttctgcctgCACCGCTCCCCACCAGCACGGCCCATCCCGCCCAACCCGCACGGCCGGCACCTCCGGCTGCAGGTGGAGGATCGCTACAATGACACCTATCCACTGTCCCCACCCCAAAGGAACCCCGAGGGCGTGCGCTACCGCATCGGGGTCATTGCGGACCTGGACACTCAGTCCCGGGGCTCTGAGGAGCACACCTGGTTCAGTTACCTGAAGAAGGGTTATCTGGTGCTGTCGGCCAGTGGGGACAGTGTGATGGTGGAGTGGGATAAAGAGGAGAACGTGCTGCAATCCCATCTGGCGGAAAAGGGCCGGGGCATGGAGCTCTCAGAGCTGGTTGTCTTCAATGGGAAGCTGTACTCCGTGGATGACCGGACTGGGGTGGTCTACCAGATCGAGGGCAACAAGGCGGTACCCTGGGTGATCCTCTCGGATGGGGATGGCACTGTGGGGAAAG GCTTCAAGGCAGAGTGGCTGGCAGTGAAAGACGAACACCTGTACGTGGGGGGCCTGGGCAAGGAGTGGACCACCACCACGGGTGAGGTGGTGAATGAGAACCCCGAGTGGGTGAAGGTTATTGGCTACAAGGGCGATGTGAGCCACGAGAACTGGGTGATGAACTACAATGCACTGCGGGCTGCGGCTGGGATCCGACCCCCAG gttACCTGATCCACGAGTCGGCCTCCTGGAGCGACACGCTGCAGCGCTGGTTCTTCCTGCCGCGCCGCGCCAGCCACGAGCGTTACAACGAGAAGGCAGATGAGCGGCGTGGCACCAacctgctgctcagctccagcCAGGACTTTGGGGACATCACAGTGGGACGTGTGGGTGAGGTGGTTCCCACTCATGGCTTCTCTTCCTTCAAGTTCGTCCCAGACACAGATGATCAGATCATCGTGGCACTGAAGTCGGAGGAGGACAATGGCAAGATTGCCAGTTACATCATGGCCTTCACGCTGGATGGGCGCTTCCTCCTGCCTGAAACCAGGATTGGGAGTGTGAAATATGAGGGCATTGAGTTTATTTAA